The Deinobacterium chartae genome contains a region encoding:
- a CDS encoding long-chain fatty acid--CoA ligase — protein MRSTMMDVQLTVSTILERVGTLFAQQEVVSLLPAGMDEAGRPIPAKHRCTYGDVYRRAKQLAHALTDAGIRPGDRVATLATNHFRHLEAYLGIPITGAVLHTVNVRLHPEQIVYIINHAGDRILLLDNVFARMIPQIVQACPQLEKIVVMGPLPQAVPGVVDYDAWIGGYGSDYRYPELDERDACGMCYTSGTTGNPKGVLYSHRSTVLHSLASALPDALDLREADRLLPVVPMFHVNAWGLPYTAAMVGASQVFASVFSDGASLARLMQEEKVTLSAGVPTIWMGLLQELERAQVEGQPYDLSAMRKMVVGGSAAPEALIRAFDRLGLYLGHAWGMTETSPLGTNSQLPPGVDERSDEGYRLRAKQGRAVPLVELKLVNADLEEVPHDGQTMGNLLIRGPWISESYFGDPEASRAAVHSIEGRAWFDTGDIATMDERGYMHIKDRAKELIKSGGEWISSVDLENALMGHPAVAEAAVIAVPHPRWTERPLAVVVKRPGAEVSAEELTAYLEPHFARFWLPDAYEFVAEIPRTAAGKFLKRKLREQFQGYTLPV, from the coding sequence ATGCGTTCTACGATGATGGATGTCCAGTTGACCGTATCGACCATTCTCGAGCGGGTCGGCACGCTCTTCGCCCAGCAGGAGGTCGTTTCGCTGCTACCCGCCGGGATGGACGAGGCGGGCCGTCCGATTCCGGCCAAGCACCGCTGCACGTACGGCGACGTGTACCGCCGTGCGAAGCAGCTGGCCCATGCGCTGACGGACGCTGGAATCCGGCCCGGAGACCGGGTGGCGACCCTGGCGACCAACCACTTCCGGCACCTCGAGGCTTACTTGGGCATCCCGATCACCGGCGCGGTGCTGCATACCGTGAACGTGCGCCTGCATCCCGAGCAGATCGTGTACATCATCAACCACGCCGGGGACCGCATCCTGCTGCTGGACAACGTGTTTGCGCGCATGATCCCGCAGATCGTGCAGGCCTGCCCGCAGCTGGAGAAGATCGTGGTGATGGGGCCGCTCCCGCAGGCCGTGCCCGGTGTGGTGGACTACGACGCCTGGATCGGCGGGTACGGCAGTGACTACCGCTACCCGGAGCTCGACGAGCGCGACGCCTGCGGCATGTGCTACACCTCGGGCACCACCGGGAACCCCAAGGGTGTGCTTTACTCGCACCGCTCGACCGTGCTGCACAGCTTGGCCTCCGCGTTGCCTGACGCGCTGGATCTGCGCGAGGCAGACCGCCTGCTGCCGGTGGTGCCGATGTTTCACGTGAACGCCTGGGGCCTGCCGTACACCGCCGCCATGGTGGGCGCTTCGCAGGTGTTCGCGTCGGTATTCAGCGACGGAGCGAGCCTTGCGCGGCTGATGCAGGAAGAAAAGGTGACGCTCTCGGCCGGAGTGCCGACCATCTGGATGGGGCTGTTGCAGGAACTCGAGCGCGCGCAGGTGGAGGGACAGCCGTACGATCTCTCGGCCATGCGCAAGATGGTGGTAGGTGGCTCTGCGGCACCCGAAGCGCTGATCCGGGCCTTTGACCGTCTTGGCCTGTACCTGGGGCATGCCTGGGGCATGACCGAAACCAGCCCGCTGGGTACGAACTCGCAGTTGCCGCCCGGGGTGGACGAGCGCTCCGACGAGGGCTACCGCCTGCGCGCCAAGCAGGGACGTGCGGTGCCGCTGGTCGAGCTGAAGCTGGTGAACGCCGACCTCGAGGAGGTGCCGCACGACGGCCAGACCATGGGGAACTTGCTGATCCGGGGCCCCTGGATTTCCGAGAGCTACTTCGGGGACCCCGAGGCCAGCCGCGCCGCCGTTCACAGCATCGAGGGCCGGGCCTGGTTCGACACCGGTGACATCGCGACCATGGACGAGCGCGGGTACATGCACATCAAGGACCGCGCCAAGGAGCTGATCAAGTCGGGCGGCGAGTGGATCAGCTCGGTAGACCTGGAGAACGCGCTGATGGGTCACCCGGCGGTGGCCGAGGCGGCCGTGATCGCGGTCCCGCACCCCAGGTGGACCGAGCGACCGCTGGCGGTGGTCGTGAAGCGCCCCGGTGCCGAGGTGAGCGCCGAGGAGCTGACCGCCTACCTCGAGCCGCACTTCGCGCGCTTCTGGCTGCCGGATGCTTACGAGTTCGTGGCCGAGATTCCGAGGACTGCGGCCGGGAAGTTTTTGAAGCGCAAACTGCGGGAGCAGTTTCAGGGATACACCCTGCCGGTCTGA
- the der gene encoding ribosome biogenesis GTPase Der: MHKVAIVGRPNVGKSSLFNRLIGRREAVVADLPGVTRDVKDGLMLYENHRIVLMDTGGLWSGDEWEASIREKAEMAIEDALAVIFVLDPREGLTAADYEVADWLRRLGKPVIVVANKIDSPKHDVYLAELWGLGFGDPVGISAEHARGLDELMERVLQNLPPDDEDYPEVAPIRLSLIGRPNVGKSSLLNAIIGSERVIVSDVPGTTRDTVDVEWNYGGQRFVLVDTAGIRKRPDTAVEEYAIQRSETAITRSDVIWLVVNAGEIGDHELKLANLAYDSGKPVIVVVNKWDLVPDKELKATERFLDEKLAHISFAPRVYTSAVNDYGIHDMLAEAMKLYNKWQSRIATSELNRWLEIWQMRQRTPNFQGRSLKMLFMTQAETAPPTFVIFCNNDAFVTRAYENFLQNRIREDLELAGVPVRIVWRARGAFKKGKKGEEKED, translated from the coding sequence ATGCACAAAGTAGCGATCGTCGGACGGCCCAACGTGGGCAAGTCCAGCCTGTTCAACCGCCTGATCGGCCGTCGCGAGGCGGTGGTGGCCGACCTGCCCGGCGTCACCCGTGACGTCAAGGACGGCCTGATGCTGTACGAGAACCACCGCATCGTCTTGATGGACACCGGTGGGCTGTGGAGCGGCGACGAGTGGGAAGCCTCGATCCGCGAGAAGGCCGAGATGGCCATAGAAGACGCGCTGGCGGTGATTTTCGTGCTGGACCCGCGCGAGGGCCTGACCGCCGCCGACTACGAGGTGGCCGACTGGCTGCGCCGACTGGGTAAACCGGTCATCGTGGTCGCCAACAAGATCGACTCGCCCAAGCACGACGTGTACCTGGCCGAACTGTGGGGCCTGGGTTTCGGCGATCCGGTCGGCATCTCGGCCGAACACGCCCGCGGCCTGGACGAACTGATGGAGCGCGTGTTGCAGAACCTGCCGCCGGACGACGAGGACTACCCCGAGGTTGCCCCGATCCGCCTGTCCTTGATCGGGCGTCCCAACGTGGGCAAGTCCAGTCTGCTCAACGCCATCATCGGTTCGGAGCGCGTGATCGTCTCGGACGTGCCCGGTACCACCCGTGACACGGTGGACGTCGAGTGGAACTACGGCGGCCAGCGTTTCGTGCTGGTGGACACCGCCGGTATCCGCAAGCGTCCGGACACGGCCGTCGAGGAGTACGCCATCCAGCGTTCCGAAACCGCCATCACCCGCTCGGACGTGATCTGGCTGGTGGTCAACGCCGGAGAGATCGGCGACCACGAGCTCAAGCTCGCCAACCTCGCCTACGATTCGGGCAAGCCGGTGATCGTGGTGGTCAACAAGTGGGACCTGGTGCCCGACAAGGAACTCAAGGCCACCGAGCGCTTCCTCGACGAGAAGCTGGCCCACATCTCCTTTGCGCCCCGGGTGTACACCTCGGCCGTCAACGACTACGGCATTCACGACATGCTGGCCGAGGCCATGAAGCTCTACAACAAGTGGCAGTCGCGCATCGCCACCTCGGAACTCAACCGCTGGCTGGAAATCTGGCAGATGCGCCAGCGTACCCCGAACTTCCAGGGTCGCAGCCTGAAGATGCTGTTCATGACCCAGGCCGAGACTGCGCCGCCGACTTTCGTGATCTTTTGCAACAACGACGCTTTCGTGACCCGTGCTTACGAGAACTTCCTGCAAAACCGTATCCGTGAGGATCTCGAGCTCGCGGGCGTGCCGGTGCGTATCGTCTGGCGCGCGCGCGGTGCGTTCAAGAAGGGCAAGAAGGGCGAGGAGAAAGAGGACTGA
- the ybaL gene encoding YbaL family putative K(+) efflux transporter: MHHETALISTLAIGLVVAFLAGMVASRLKLPPLVGYLLAGVIVGPFTPGLTADSGVAQELSEIGVILLMFGVGLHFSPKELLDVRKIAVPGAVLQIVAATAMGMGLAALLGWGQGAGLIFGLSLSVASTVVLLRALEGRGRLESLDGRIAVGWLIVEDLVMVLALVLLPALAGPLGGHAAGSATDPLLALVLTLGKVALFVAIMMLGGTRIVPWMLRRVISTGSRELFTLAVLALALGVAYASATLFGVSFALGAFFAGIVVGESHLSHQAAEGALPLQDAFAVLFFVSVGMLFDPSVLLRQPLEVLAVLAVILIGKSLAAAALVLAFRYPLRTALIVAASLAQIGEFSFILAALGVSLGLLPKEGQNLILAGALLSITLNPLMFAVAEALQRHFEPERLKLPPDPLRQPQAGVLQNHTVLIGYGQVGRGVGEALQAEGTPLVVAERNRQTVEQERQRGLNIVHCDSAQEIDLVPLGLERARLLVIATPDAFEARHMLDYALKVRPDLPVVVRSHNAQDAHDLLTAGARIAIVGEDELARSLSRHALEVLHGSPSDPPEPSPGRRREA; encoded by the coding sequence ATGCATCACGAGACTGCACTGATCTCCACGCTTGCCATCGGCCTCGTCGTGGCCTTCCTTGCCGGAATGGTCGCCTCGAGGCTGAAGCTTCCTCCCCTGGTGGGCTACCTGCTGGCCGGCGTGATCGTCGGGCCTTTCACCCCCGGTCTCACCGCCGATTCGGGCGTAGCCCAGGAACTCTCTGAGATCGGCGTGATCCTGCTGATGTTCGGCGTGGGATTGCACTTCTCGCCCAAAGAACTGCTCGATGTGCGCAAGATCGCCGTTCCGGGAGCCGTGCTGCAGATCGTCGCCGCCACCGCCATGGGTATGGGCTTGGCTGCGCTGCTCGGCTGGGGACAGGGGGCTGGCCTGATCTTCGGGCTCTCGCTGTCGGTCGCCAGCACGGTGGTGCTGCTGCGCGCCCTCGAGGGCCGCGGCCGCCTCGAGTCGCTGGACGGACGCATCGCGGTGGGCTGGCTGATCGTGGAAGATCTGGTGATGGTGCTGGCTTTGGTGCTGCTGCCCGCCCTGGCCGGACCGCTGGGCGGCCACGCGGCCGGAAGTGCCACCGATCCGCTGCTGGCGCTGGTGCTGACCCTGGGCAAGGTCGCGCTGTTCGTGGCGATCATGATGCTGGGCGGCACCCGCATCGTGCCGTGGATGCTGCGGCGGGTAATCAGCACCGGCTCACGCGAGCTCTTTACCCTGGCGGTGCTGGCCCTGGCCCTGGGCGTGGCCTACGCCTCGGCCACGCTGTTCGGCGTGTCCTTCGCGCTGGGCGCTTTCTTCGCCGGTATCGTGGTGGGCGAGTCGCACCTCAGTCACCAGGCCGCCGAGGGTGCCTTGCCGCTGCAAGACGCTTTCGCAGTGCTGTTTTTCGTGTCGGTCGGCATGCTGTTTGACCCGAGCGTGCTGCTGCGCCAGCCCCTCGAGGTGCTGGCGGTGCTGGCGGTGATCCTGATCGGCAAGTCGCTGGCCGCCGCCGCACTGGTCCTGGCTTTCCGCTACCCGCTGCGCACGGCCTTGATCGTGGCCGCCAGCCTCGCGCAGATCGGCGAGTTCTCCTTTATCCTGGCCGCTTTGGGGGTAAGCTTGGGTCTGCTACCCAAAGAGGGCCAGAACCTGATCCTGGCCGGAGCGCTGCTGTCCATCACGCTCAACCCGCTGATGTTCGCCGTCGCGGAGGCCCTGCAGCGGCACTTCGAACCCGAACGGCTCAAACTTCCGCCCGATCCGCTGCGCCAGCCTCAGGCGGGCGTGCTGCAGAACCACACGGTCCTGATCGGCTACGGGCAGGTCGGTCGCGGCGTGGGCGAAGCGCTTCAGGCCGAGGGGACCCCGCTGGTGGTGGCCGAACGCAACCGCCAGACGGTCGAACAGGAACGTCAGCGCGGCCTGAACATCGTGCACTGCGACAGTGCGCAGGAGATCGACTTGGTACCGCTCGGCCTCGAGCGTGCCCGGCTGCTGGTGATCGCCACCCCCGACGCCTTCGAGGCGCGTCACATGCTTGATTACGCCCTGAAGGTCCGGCCGGACCTGCCGGTGGTGGTGCGCTCGCACAATGCCCAAGACGCCCACGACCTGCTCACGGCAGGAGCCCGCATCGCCATCGTCGGCGAGGACGAACTGGCCCGCAGCCTGTCTCGGCACGCCCTCGAGGTTCTGCACGGTTCTCCCTCGGACCCGCCGGAGCCGTCGCCCGGCAGACGCCGTGAAGCGTAA
- a CDS encoding molybdopterin-binding protein, whose amino-acid sequence MTSVSVLMVTASGAPDPALEASARALEARFSGKDLALEECATIPDEAALIRRALRQGADQRGFGLILTLGGTGLGPRSRVPEATAELLDRPLPGIAELIRLSTLQKSRLAALSRGVAGLRGKTLIVNLGAGEGAAVTGFDAIAPLLPFVYEDRLNSWV is encoded by the coding sequence ATGACGAGTGTATCAGTTTTAATGGTCACGGCGAGCGGCGCTCCCGACCCCGCGCTCGAGGCGAGTGCACGTGCGCTGGAGGCCCGTTTTTCGGGTAAAGACCTCGCCCTCGAGGAGTGCGCCACCATCCCCGACGAGGCCGCGCTGATCCGCCGCGCGCTGCGCCAGGGAGCTGACCAGCGGGGCTTTGGACTGATCTTGACCCTGGGGGGAACCGGGCTGGGCCCGCGCAGCCGGGTGCCCGAGGCGACCGCCGAACTGCTCGACCGTCCGCTGCCGGGCATCGCCGAGCTGATCCGGCTGTCCACCCTGCAAAAATCACGCCTGGCAGCGCTTTCGCGTGGGGTGGCCGGATTGCGCGGCAAGACCCTGATCGTGAACCTGGGAGCCGGCGAAGGTGCGGCAGTCACCGGGTTTGATGCGATTGCACCGCTGCTGCCGTTTGTCTACGAGGACCGCCTCAATTCCTGGGTCTAA
- a CDS encoding FKBP-type peptidyl-prolyl cis-trans isomerase, whose translation MRITDNKVVAIDYVLTIQGEVVDQSEGEPLVYLQGASNIIPGLERALEGKTVGDSLSVTVPPEEGYGTWDENSVEKIDRDNFDEAPEVGATYYAENADGSVLPFTVRAIEEDGVVIDFNHPLAGETLEFQVTVRSIRDARPEEIEHGHPHGESGEEGHHH comes from the coding sequence ATGCGAATTACGGACAATAAAGTCGTTGCCATCGACTACGTCCTCACCATTCAGGGCGAGGTCGTAGACCAGAGCGAGGGCGAACCCCTGGTTTACCTGCAGGGCGCTTCGAACATCATTCCCGGTCTCGAACGGGCCCTCGAGGGCAAGACCGTAGGTGACAGCCTTTCGGTAACCGTACCCCCCGAAGAGGGCTACGGTACCTGGGATGAGAACAGCGTCGAGAAGATCGACCGTGACAACTTCGATGAGGCCCCGGAAGTGGGTGCCACCTACTACGCCGAGAACGCCGACGGTTCGGTGCTGCCGTTCACCGTGCGTGCGATCGAGGAAGACGGCGTGGTCATCGACTTCAACCACCCGCTGGCCGGGGAAACCCTCGAGTTCCAGGTGACCGTGCGCTCGATCCGCGACGCCCGGCCCGAGGAAATCGAGCACGGCCACCCGCACGGTGAGAGCGGCGAGGAAGGCCACCACCACTAA
- a CDS encoding FUN14 domain-containing protein: MQDTADTAFNLLTPYLGQLSLGAVLGFAAGYAVKKIGKIALLVVGVLFIAVQLLAASGFIEVDWLRIQQAAGPLLERERIQSGWSSFLGVLTNNLPFSGAFLAAFVLGFRAG; encoded by the coding sequence ATGCAGGATACGGCCGATACGGCATTCAACCTTCTCACGCCGTACCTGGGCCAGCTGTCTTTGGGAGCGGTGCTGGGTTTTGCTGCGGGTTACGCGGTCAAGAAGATCGGCAAGATCGCCCTGCTGGTGGTGGGCGTGCTGTTCATCGCGGTGCAACTGCTGGCCGCCTCGGGCTTTATCGAGGTGGACTGGCTGCGCATCCAGCAGGCAGCCGGACCGCTGCTGGAGCGGGAGCGCATCCAGAGCGGCTGGAGTTCCTTTTTGGGCGTGCTGACCAACAACTTGCCCTTCAGCGGCGCTTTTCTGGCGGCTTTCGTGCTGGGTTTCCGGGCAGGCTGA
- a CDS encoding RNA polymerase sigma factor has translation MSDVSSPEAASYDPTPTSVMHRLKAGDETAWFELIQAYQDRMLSYLYRLEGNYEDALDLAQEVFFRAWKGIHTFRDGENFLPWLYSIARNTQIEKHRRKQHPQFSLDEAGESGFEVTSHHESPQRAAERTQEADRVQQALLTLPSDYREAIVLRFVEELSYEEIAQVQGVAVGTAKSRVFRGKEMLAQALRGRIDG, from the coding sequence ATGTCGGATGTGTCAAGTCCCGAAGCCGCCTCTTACGACCCCACGCCTACCAGCGTCATGCACCGCCTCAAGGCGGGGGACGAAACGGCGTGGTTCGAACTGATCCAGGCCTACCAGGACCGGATGCTCAGCTACCTCTACCGCCTCGAGGGCAACTACGAAGATGCCCTGGACCTGGCGCAGGAGGTGTTCTTCCGCGCCTGGAAAGGCATTCATACTTTCCGTGACGGCGAGAATTTCCTGCCGTGGCTGTATTCGATCGCCCGCAACACCCAGATCGAGAAGCACCGCCGCAAACAGCACCCGCAGTTCAGCCTGGACGAGGCGGGCGAGAGCGGGTTCGAGGTGACCTCGCACCACGAGTCGCCGCAGCGCGCCGCCGAGCGCACGCAGGAGGCCGACCGGGTGCAGCAGGCCCTGCTGACCCTGCCCTCCGACTACCGTGAGGCCATCGTGCTGCGCTTTGTCGAGGAACTGTCGTACGAGGAGATCGCCCAGGTGCAGGGCGTGGCGGTCGGCACGGCCAAGAGCCGGGTGTTCCGCGGCAAGGAAATGCTCGCGCAGGCCCTGAGAGGCAGGATCGATGGGTAA